From Columba livia isolate bColLiv1 breed racing homer chromosome 5, bColLiv1.pat.W.v2, whole genome shotgun sequence, one genomic window encodes:
- the ADSS1 gene encoding adenylosuccinate synthetase isozyme 1 → MSGTRASNDRSSHPGGGGVKRARSEPGGNKVTVVLGAQWGDEGKGKVVDLLATESDIVCRCQGGNNAGHTVVVDGKEYDFHLFPSGIINPKAISFIGNGVVIHLPGLFEEAEKNEKKGLKDWEKRLIISDRAHIVFDFHQAVDGLQEVQRQAQEGKNIGTTKKGIGPTYSSKAARTGLRICDLLSDFDEFSSRFKNLAQQYKSMFPSLEIDIEGQLKKLKGYAEKIRPMVRDGVYFMYEALHGSPKKILVEGANAALLDIDFGTYPFVTSSNCTIGGVCTGLGVPPQHVGDVYGVVKAYTTRVGIGAFPTEQINEIGDLLQSRGHEWGVTTGRKRRCGWLDLVILKYAHMINGFTALALTKLDILDVLDEIKIGVAYKLGGKRIPYFPANQEILQKVEVEYETMPGWKTDTTGARKWEDLPPKAQNYIRCVENHVGVPVKWVGVGKSRESMIQLF, encoded by the exons ATGTCGGGCACCCGAGCGTCCAACGACCGCAGCAGCCaccccggcggcggcggggtcAAGCGGGCGCGCAGCGAGCCGGGCGGTAACAAAGTGACGGTGGTGCTGGGAGCGCAGTGGGGGGAcgaaggcaaaggcaaggtggtcgacctgctggccaccgAGTCGGACATTGTGTGCCGGTGCCAG GGTGGAAATAATGCAGGCCATACCGTGGTTGTCGATGGGAAAGAATATGATTTTCACCTATTTCCTAGTGGCATCATTAATCCAAAGGCAATTTCATTTATTG GTAATGGAGTCGTTATACATTTACCAGGCCTGtttgaagaagctgaaaagaatgaaaagaaag GTTTAAAAGATTGGGAGAAAAGACTGATTATATCAGATAGAGCACATATAG TGTTTGACTTTCACCAGGCAGTAGATGGGCTCCAGGAAGTGCAACGCCAagcacaagaaggaaaaaa tattggCACAACAAAGAAGGGGATTGGACCAACATATTCTTCCAAAGCTGCACGAACAGGCCTTCGAATTTGTGACCTCCTTTCTGACTTTGATGAATTTTCTTCAAG ATTTAAAAATCTGGCACAACAGTACAAGTCAATGTTTCCCTCATTGGAAATAGATATAGAAGGGCAATTGAAAAAGCTAAAG GGATATGCTGAAAAAATAAGACCCATGGTTCGTGATGGAGTGTATTTTATGTATGAAGCTCTTCATGGCTCCCCGAAGAAGATTCTTGTTGAAGGAGCCAATGCAGCATTACTTGATATTGACTTTG GCACGTATCCTTTCGTGACTTCGTCAAACTGCACCATAGGTGGTGTGTGCACCGGGCTTGGTGTTCCTCCCCAGCACGTCGGTGATGTGTATGGTGTGGTGAAGGCTTATACTACTCGGGTGGGAATTGGAGCCTTCCCTACTGAGCAGATTAAT GAAATCGGAGATCTTTTACAGTCCCGTGGCCACGAATGGGGAGTAACTACAGGCAGAAAGAGACGCTGTGGCTGGTTAGATCTTGTCATTTTGAAATATGCTCATATGATCAACGGATTCACTGC TTTGGCATTGACAAAACTGGATATTCTCGATGTCCTTGATGAAATTAAAATTGGTGTTGCTTACAAATTGGGTGGAAAAAGAATTCCATATTTTCCAG CTAATCAGGAGATCCTACAGAAGGTGGAAGTAGAGTATGAAACAATGCCTGGGTGGAAAACTGACACAACCGGTGCACGAAAATGGGAGGACCTGCCACCCAAGGCCCAGAATTACATCCGATGCGTGGAGAACCATGTTGGAGTCCCAG tTAAGTGGGTTGGAGTTGGAAAATCAAGAGAGTCAATGATCCAgctgttttaa